The Methanosphaera sp. BMS genome contains a region encoding:
- a CDS encoding TIGR00645 family protein gives MVDESVMTDEQLDKENTSKYKLEYLFEKIIFSSRWFLAPIFLGLVIALLILAVKFILLFVTMIPNFITMSFEDFAMYILSLLDLALLGCLVLLVTLSGYENFVSKLDPAEMSDDRPSWLGKLDFSGLKLKIVSSIVAISLVELLRDFFELGSGIDPTFEMWRIALHLVFVISGVLLSWMVYIGEKKGSKKDKLDSTENPIRYEYY, from the coding sequence ATGGTTGATGAGTCTGTCATGACAGATGAACAATTAGATAAAGAAAACACATCTAAATATAAATTGGAATACTTGTTTGAAAAGATTATATTCTCAAGCAGATGGTTTCTGGCACCAATATTTTTGGGATTGGTTATAGCATTGCTGATATTGGCTGTAAAATTCATACTGTTGTTTGTGACAATGATTCCTAACTTTATAACAATGTCCTTTGAAGACTTTGCAATGTACATATTAAGTTTACTGGACTTGGCACTGCTGGGATGTCTTGTATTGCTTGTAACATTATCCGGATATGAAAATTTCGTATCCAAGCTTGATCCTGCGGAGATGAGTGATGATAGACCTTCATGGTTAGGTAAGTTGGATTTTTCAGGATTGAAATTAAAAATCGTAAGTTCTATAGTAGCAATATCATTGGTTGAACTGCTAAGGGACTTCTTTGAGCTTGGCTCTGGTATAGATCCTACATTCGAAATGTGGAGAATAGCATTACATTTGGTATTTGTAATTTCAGGTGTACTGCTGTCATGGATGGTTTATATCGGTGAGAAAAAAGGAAGTAAAAAAGATAAACTAGACAGTACTGAAAATCCTATAAGATATGAATATTATTAA
- a CDS encoding transposase, with protein MTQHAKTANIKKNCISQKQTHRTITENGNRLQIEMYFKMEKEEYQKEYSKRPCVEGPFGTFKEFYHIEQEVVIGKTKTEERTYLDALTYNTKRLYNLKYNKNNQKEDIMNFCENISVTHQLALDVNIF; from the coding sequence ATTACACAGCATGCAAAAACTGCAAATATCAAAAAAAACTGCATATCACAAAAACAAACACACAGAACCATCACAGAAAACGGCAATAGATTACAAATAGAAATGTACTTTAAAATGGAAAAAGAAGAATATCAAAAAGAATACAGTAAAAGACCATGTGTAGAAGGACCATTCGGAACATTCAAAGAATTTTACCACATAGAACAAGAAGTCGTAATAGGAAAAACAAAAACAGAAGAAAGAACCTACTTGGATGCATTAACATATAACACAAAAAGACTATACAACTTAAAATACAATAAAAACAATCAAAAAGAAGATATAATGAATTTTTGCGAAAATATATCCGTTACACACCAATTAGCACTTGATGTAAATATATTTTAA
- a CDS encoding BspA family leucine-rich repeat surface protein, with protein sequence MGFFDTFKNNNVNLHKNDIVENKQDHNWNVPFHAYGGDEPYIFVSYAHTDAKKVFPEIKRFHDDGYNIWYDQGISPGNEWTEEIAKALKDCSLFIVFITSNSVDSINVRNEINYALDKRKPFLAIYLEETELTGGIELRISSLQGILKYTTTDEEYNWRYKKVFEEYMSNVMEKPVETQSLEKPSQKQTGFQITESKNQQYNDKVNYQNSEYLEEFESLNTTTDSIYDLEGYEVLIILDDGTNLTSWNEVIDKSNPPRLAATGEPVIPSYWGEYASKAEVMYVSEDLSHSSKLSYKYDKLISLKAIVATGVTNKVRDMTNLFNGCDSLETLYGLNNWDTSKVTTMASLFNGCSSLVDVSALGNWDTSKVEDMEFMFSGCESLVDVSALGNWDTSKVKYMVDMFSGCESLVDVSALGNWDTSKVKNMDDMFSGCESLVDVSALGNWDTSKVKYMVDMFSGCESLVDISALGNWDTSKVEDMEFMFSGCESLVDVSALGNWDTSKVKNMDDVFKDCDEIIKYPKWHKG encoded by the coding sequence ATGGGATTTTTCGATACATTCAAAAATAATAATGTGAATCTTCATAAAAATGATATAGTTGAAAATAAACAAGATCATAATTGGAATGTACCCTTTCATGCATATGGAGGAGACGAGCCATATATTTTTGTTAGTTATGCACATACAGATGCAAAAAAAGTGTTTCCAGAAATAAAAAGATTCCATGATGATGGATATAATATATGGTATGATCAAGGGATATCTCCTGGGAATGAATGGACAGAAGAAATCGCAAAAGCTTTAAAGGATTGTTCACTATTTATAGTTTTTATCACATCAAATTCTGTTGATTCTATAAATGTAAGAAATGAAATAAATTACGCTTTAGATAAAAGAAAACCTTTTTTAGCAATATATTTGGAGGAAACCGAATTGACTGGTGGTATTGAACTAAGAATATCTTCATTACAGGGTATTCTAAAATACACGACTACAGATGAAGAATACAACTGGAGATACAAGAAAGTATTTGAAGAATATATGAGTAATGTAATGGAAAAACCTGTTGAAACACAATCTCTCGAAAAACCATCACAAAAGCAAACTGGGTTCCAAATAACAGAATCTAAAAATCAACAATACAATGATAAAGTTAATTATCAAAATTCCGAATATTTAGAGGAATTTGAAAGCTTAAACACTACAACGGACAGCATTTATGACCTTGAAGGATATGAAGTACTAATTATATTAGATGATGGAACTAATTTAACCAGTTGGAATGAAGTTATTGATAAATCTAATCCTCCAAGACTAGCAGCTACTGGAGAGCCGGTTATTCCAAGTTATTGGGGTGAATATGCAAGTAAGGCGGAGGTCATGTATGTTAGTGAAGATTTGTCCCATTCTTCTAAGTTAAGTTATAAGTATGATAAATTAATTTCGTTAAAGGCAATAGTCGCAACGGGGGTTACAAACAAGGTACGAGATATGACTAATCTGTTTAATGGTTGTGATTCTTTGGAGACTTTATATGGACTCAATAACTGGGATACATCAAAAGTAACAACAATGGCTAGTTTATTCAATGGATGTTCTTCTTTGGTGGATGTATCGGCATTGGGTAATTGGGACACGTCAAAAGTTGAAGATATGGAGTTTATGTTTAGTGGTTGTGAGTCTTTGGTGGATGTATCGGCATTGGGTAATTGGGACACATCAAAAGTTAAATATATGGTTGATATGTTTAGTGGTTGTGAGTCTTTGGTGGATGTATCGGCATTGGGTAATTGGGACACATCAAAAGTTAAAAATATGGATGATATGTTTAGTGGTTGTGAGTCTTTGGTGGATGTATCGGCATTGGGTAATTGGGACACATCAAAAGTTAAATATATGGTTGATATGTTTAGTGGTTGTGAGTCTTTGGTGGATATTTCGGCATTGGGTAATTGGGACACGTCAAAAGTTGAAGATATGGAGTTTATGTTTAGTGGTTGTGAGTCTTTGGTGGATGTATCGGCATTGGGTAATTGGGACACGTCAAAAGTTAAAAATATGGATGATGTGTTTAAAGATTGTGATGAAATTATAAAATATCCAAAATGGCATAAAGGATAG
- a CDS encoding FHA domain-containing protein — MPKDLGKNENAPDDFRRLTDEEFNEMMGMLKALAGETRYLILEVLAKNLRDNARRYRSFNYYALTVDEINTQLNKGYSIATIQDHLNQLMTVGLIGRVCEGNNRSYAYYFNMFAIDCLLFEKQIFLEEMQSFMVLSDKIHEKMTKWDCVITVFTGMDKGEMLTLNKDETGYIGKNAAYNPDKYGSESLLLSSTYKSVTERHIPHLEVYYKNDEWFMVDRSEHGTFIFNMEVEKNTPVKLPNNTFIQLSRGPTSAVLYVSYN; from the coding sequence ATGCCAAAAGATTTAGGAAAAAATGAAAACGCACCTGATGACTTTAGAAGGTTAACGGATGAGGAATTTAATGAAATGATGGGTATGTTAAAGGCGTTGGCTGGTGAAACCAGATATCTTATACTTGAAGTACTTGCTAAAAATCTTAGGGATAATGCACGTAGATATCGTTCATTTAACTACTATGCCCTGACGGTAGATGAAATAAATACCCAATTAAATAAGGGATATTCAATTGCAACTATACAGGATCATTTAAATCAATTAATGACGGTAGGACTGATTGGTAGAGTCTGCGAAGGAAATAATAGGAGTTATGCCTATTATTTTAATATGTTTGCAATTGACTGCTTACTATTTGAAAAGCAGATATTTTTAGAAGAAATGCAGAGCTTCATGGTTTTGAGTGATAAAATCCACGAAAAAATGACGAAGTGGGATTGTGTTATAACTGTCTTTACAGGTATGGATAAAGGTGAAATGTTAACACTCAACAAAGATGAAACCGGATATATAGGAAAAAATGCCGCTTATAATCCGGATAAATATGGTTCAGAATCATTACTGCTTTCATCAACTTATAAATCAGTTACCGAACGACATATACCTCATCTGGAAGTATATTATAAGAATGATGAATGGTTTATGGTTGATAGATCAGAACATGGGACTTTCATATTCAATATGGAAGTAGAAAAGAACACTCCTGTAAAACTACCAAACAACACCTTTATTCAATTATCTAGAGGACCTACATCCGCAGTGTTATATGTCAGTTACAATTAA
- a CDS encoding transcription initiation factor IIB, with protein MKKDVVEMEKKESKCPECGSTHLINDSEHGEIVCGACGIVLDDNIVDMGPEWRAYDHEQRDKLTRVGAPITYTIHDKGLSTMIDWRNKDSYGREIPTENRAQWYRLRKWQRKSRISGATERNLAFALGEMDRESSRLELPRSIRESASVIYRNAKAKDLIRGRSIEGVVAASLFVACRRWKILITLNEIAGVSSLTKPEINKTYKFIARELGIKLPIFTPMDYVPKFASKMNLSGEVQAKAINLIIEARENGLISGSNPTGVAAAAVYIASHLLGERKSQHDVADIADISEATIRKRYNELNKILNIQVDT; from the coding sequence ATGAAAAAAGACGTTGTGGAGATGGAGAAAAAGGAAAGCAAATGTCCTGAATGTGGATCCACACATTTGATAAATGATTCCGAACATGGCGAAATTGTGTGTGGTGCATGTGGAATAGTACTAGATGACAACATTGTTGATATGGGTCCTGAATGGAGAGCATATGACCACGAACAGAGGGACAAACTTACAAGAGTAGGTGCCCCAATTACCTACACCATACACGATAAAGGATTGTCCACCATGATTGACTGGCGTAACAAGGACAGCTATGGAAGAGAAATTCCAACAGAAAACAGGGCACAATGGTACAGGCTAAGAAAATGGCAGCGTAAAAGTAGAATCAGTGGAGCTACTGAAAGAAACCTTGCATTCGCTCTCGGTGAAATGGATCGTGAGTCTTCACGACTGGAGCTTCCAAGATCAATTCGTGAATCAGCGTCAGTAATATATCGGAATGCCAAGGCAAAAGATCTGATTAGAGGAAGAAGTATAGAAGGGGTAGTTGCCGCTTCATTATTTGTAGCATGCAGAAGATGGAAAATATTAATAACCCTTAATGAAATAGCCGGCGTTTCAAGTTTAACCAAACCAGAAATAAATAAAACATACAAATTCATTGCAAGGGAGTTAGGCATAAAACTTCCGATTTTCACTCCAATGGATTATGTTCCAAAATTTGCCAGCAAAATGAATCTCTCAGGTGAAGTTCAAGCCAAGGCAATAAACTTAATCATTGAAGCCAGGGAAAATGGTTTAATAAGCGGTAGTAATCCTACAGGTGTAGCTGCAGCCGCAGTATATATAGCCAGTCATCTTCTCGGTGAACGTAAGAGCCAGCATGATGTCGCTGATATAGCGGATATAAGTGAGGCCACTATTCGTAAAAGGTATAATGAGTTAAATAAGATATTAAATATTCAAGTGGATACTTAA
- a CDS encoding SIS domain-containing protein — translation MSKNCLNIMDLSLKEIERNISNLNLIVKNQEDEICEFRDILLDAKEKNSRVFLFGTGRSGFVAKSFAMRLMHLGFEVCVIGESIVNALKKDDVVIAITKSGTRNSIKRLVDTKDEFNTRLLAVCGCRDNNLYERSDKSIVIDELNDIKRSEDEKTRLDELSFDEDNLIVMGTAFEISTLVLLDSLIIELMLCLDETPECMEARHDKFN, via the coding sequence ATGTCCAAAAATTGTTTGAATATTATGGATTTATCATTAAAAGAGATTGAAAGAAACATCAGCAATTTAAACCTTATCGTTAAAAATCAGGAAGATGAGATATGTGAATTCAGAGACATACTCCTGGATGCAAAAGAAAAGAACAGTCGTGTATTCCTATTTGGCACAGGTAGAAGTGGCTTTGTGGCCAAATCATTCGCTATGCGATTGATGCACCTTGGTTTTGAAGTATGCGTAATCGGTGAAAGCATTGTTAATGCTTTGAAAAAGGATGATGTTGTTATTGCCATAACCAAATCCGGAACAAGAAATTCGATTAAAAGACTTGTTGATACTAAAGATGAGTTCAACACGCGACTACTTGCGGTGTGTGGATGTAGAGATAACAATCTTTATGAACGCTCAGACAAAAGCATAGTCATTGATGAGTTAAATGATATCAAACGCTCCGAAGATGAAAAGACACGACTGGACGAACTTTCATTTGATGAGGATAACCTAATAGTTATGGGTACTGCTTTTGAGATATCAACACTGGTACTTCTTGATTCATTAATCATCGAATTAATGTTATGTTTAGATGAAACACCGGAATGCATGGAAGCTCGTCATGATAAGTTCAATTAA
- a CDS encoding right-handed parallel beta-helix repeat-containing protein codes for MKKYILLILLLMISVTCVSAADDTSDNVIDTNPDDIQEVDVDTGNTDSAVTQSHSVDTSDKLHNVISNLNSIQSNQSHSIDLEDDVTIDKDINNEYLNLVINGNNNKLTVNNLKFSNAVEVTLNNVTLELNKHIENYVTLNLNNVTVKSTALYDNITKTLIDNGISEYTDENYNRTNELFYAINTNHGNIHNYKTLNVNGSVFTKTIAHSGSAIYNHGDLNIDNTLFNDTLSIFGVVYSEGSLTVTNSRFTNNKQCGYLLHSDTGDVICVNNSFENNYALYNSGVSGSANSLVENCNFSNNTASSMNSINNMGNMTVKGCIFKDNTGYITYNDENLTIIDCTIEDNNCTDYLIYSNYIYDGESGKILRIPNLTLENNIIGYNRYDKLIYNGASMTLSNNTIMNITDVLEYDYPGEYIFNQTIADYSTDDINGSISIDSNTFIIDSQGEIDEILINNQTNYVQYNPRSAVITLDEIKNISVGESVFITGHLTDTNNNAINDEVNINISNYVFSIEHTDENGFFSYECTPNVGIYNLTVTYDRNPYIKHYSMTTSFTVSELDNQEDENISDSNTTDESNATDNDTDNVTDSESNITDVNDTTDYTNQTNTTNTTENTNNTNILPDNQNITDTTTNNTNTNDTTITDNESNITDVNNTTNYGNQTNNTNTTENTNNTDTLPDNQNTTDTTTNNTNTNDTTITDNESDISDVNTTDDDFNDSESINPNTDSSSNPNEIISDNQFVDNQDNVNDNDKNRNIKSNTNTRKIINNHVISAINITKKDIDKKVKLSNNNNNNTDENNVSDDKTTNDKANADTSNQDSKQHNKNQSNTIPIAIAATALIAIIGVAIIKR; via the coding sequence ATGAAAAAGTACATCTTATTAATATTGTTGCTCATGATTTCAGTAACATGCGTTAGTGCTGCAGACGATACATCGGATAATGTTATTGATACTAATCCCGATGATATTCAAGAAGTAGACGTGGATACGGGCAATACTGATTCAGCCGTTACTCAAAGCCATAGCGTCGATACGAGTGATAAACTGCATAATGTTATATCAAACCTAAACAGTATCCAATCAAATCAAAGTCACAGCATTGATTTGGAAGATGATGTTACAATTGATAAGGATATTAATAATGAATATTTAAACTTGGTTATAAATGGAAACAATAATAAATTAACCGTTAATAATCTTAAATTTTCAAATGCAGTTGAAGTTACTTTAAATAACGTGACATTGGAGTTAAATAAGCATATTGAAAATTATGTAACTTTAAACTTAAACAATGTTACGGTAAAAAGTACGGCCTTATATGACAACATCACCAAGACACTAATCGATAATGGCATTAGCGAGTATACTGATGAAAATTACAATCGCACAAATGAATTATTCTATGCGATAAACACCAACCATGGAAACATACACAACTATAAGACACTTAACGTTAATGGCTCTGTATTTACAAAGACCATTGCACATAGCGGTTCAGCCATATATAACCATGGAGATTTAAATATAGACAACACATTATTCAATGATACATTATCCATTTTTGGTGTAGTTTATAGTGAAGGCTCATTAACTGTGACCAATTCAAGATTTACAAACAATAAGCAATGTGGTTATCTGTTACACTCCGATACCGGAGACGTGATATGTGTAAACAACAGCTTTGAAAATAATTATGCCCTATATAACAGTGGAGTAAGTGGTTCGGCCAATTCATTGGTTGAAAACTGTAACTTCTCAAACAACACTGCATCCAGCATGAATTCCATTAACAATATGGGAAACATGACAGTTAAAGGTTGTATATTTAAGGATAATACCGGTTACATTACATATAATGATGAAAATCTGACAATAATTGATTGTACAATTGAAGATAATAACTGTACTGATTATCTCATATACTCCAATTATATCTATGATGGTGAAAGCGGCAAAATACTACGTATACCAAATTTAACTCTTGAAAATAACATCATCGGATATAACAGGTATGATAAGTTAATCTATAATGGAGCTTCCATGACATTGTCAAACAATACAATCATGAATATTACGGATGTATTGGAATATGATTATCCCGGAGAGTACATATTTAATCAGACAATAGCAGATTATTCTACCGATGATATTAATGGAAGTATCAGTATAGACTCAAATACATTCATAATAGATTCTCAAGGAGAAATAGATGAAATATTGATAAATAATCAGACAAATTACGTTCAATACAATCCAAGATCAGCTGTGATAACACTTGACGAGATAAAAAACATAAGCGTTGGTGAAAGTGTTTTCATAACAGGTCACTTGACAGACACCAATAATAACGCAATTAATGATGAAGTAAACATAAATATATCCAATTATGTATTTTCAATAGAACATACGGATGAAAATGGATTCTTTAGCTATGAATGCACACCGAATGTAGGTATATACAATTTAACTGTAACATATGATAGAAATCCATATATCAAACATTATTCCATGACAACATCATTTACTGTAAGTGAATTGGACAATCAGGAAGACGAAAACATATCCGACAGTAACACTACTGATGAAAGCAATGCAACTGATAATGACACCGACAATGTAACTGACAGTGAATCAAACATTACAGACGTAAACGATACCACTGATTATACCAATCAAACCAACACTACAAATACAACAGAAAACACAAACAACACAAATATTTTACCAGATAACCAAAATATAACAGACACCACTACAAACAACACAAACACCAACGATACCACAATTACCGATAATGAATCAAACATTACAGACGTAAATAACACTACAAATTATGGCAATCAAACCAACAATACAAATACAACAGAAAACACAAACAACACAGATACTTTACCAGATAACCAAAATACAACAGACACCACTACAAACAACACAAACACCAACGATACCACAATTACCGATAATGAATCAGATATTTCTGATGTGAATACTACGGATGATGACTTTAATGATTCAGAATCAATCAATCCAAATACAGATTCAAGCAGTAACCCCAATGAAATAATAAGTGACAATCAGTTTGTCGATAATCAGGACAACGTTAATGACAATGATAAAAACAGGAATATAAAATCAAATACCAATACTCGAAAAATAATTAACAATCATGTAATATCTGCAATAAACATAACAAAAAAGGACATTGACAAAAAAGTGAAACTAAGCAATAACAATAACAATAATACCGATGAAAACAATGTAAGTGATGACAAAACCACAAACGACAAAGCAAATGCAGATACCTCAAATCAAGATAGCAAACAACATAATAAAAATCAGTCAAACACCATACCAATAGCCATAGCAGCTACAGCATTAATAGCCATTATCGGAGTGGCCATAATTAAAAGATAA
- a CDS encoding FHA domain-containing protein translates to MIASSPTISQDDFKIITDKISALNNYNRWKILEILRMNEKNRVDQFNKIKYYAMSTNQIRDKLEEKKIFITTQMIGRHLKDLREAGLVDRIRVKHCKGDANSQSPCYVYYITTDAFTDLLLLVNFFREDINTLVDLYKYTKESKMHNDCVMTVFNGQDKGKTLDISKDETAYIGRISANGPDDCYSPALILSNSYTKVSSIMDPHLKVYHQKGKWYILDESSENETYCSNEKLQKGVARQLPNNSIIKLSKGKGCALIYFNYN, encoded by the coding sequence ATGATTGCTAGCAGTCCTACAATATCACAGGATGACTTTAAAATTATTACAGATAAGATTTCTGCCTTAAACAATTATAACCGATGGAAAATATTGGAGATACTAAGAATGAATGAGAAAAACAGAGTTGATCAATTTAACAAGATCAAATATTATGCAATGAGTACAAATCAAATCAGGGACAAACTTGAAGAGAAAAAAATCTTCATAACAACACAAATGATTGGAAGACATTTGAAAGATTTGAGAGAAGCCGGCCTGGTTGATCGCATCAGGGTAAAACATTGTAAAGGGGATGCAAATTCACAATCACCGTGTTATGTATATTACATAACAACAGATGCATTCACTGATTTGTTGTTATTGGTAAATTTCTTTAGGGAGGATATAAACACTCTGGTTGATTTATATAAGTATACTAAAGAGTCAAAAATGCATAATGACTGTGTCATGACAGTATTTAATGGACAAGACAAGGGAAAAACGCTCGATATCAGTAAGGATGAGACTGCCTATATCGGTAGGATATCAGCTAACGGGCCCGATGACTGTTATTCTCCTGCATTGATTTTATCCAACAGTTACACTAAGGTATCAAGTATTATGGATCCTCATTTGAAGGTATATCATCAAAAAGGTAAATGGTACATCCTTGATGAATCCAGTGAAAATGAAACATACTGTTCCAATGAAAAATTACAGAAGGGTGTAGCCCGACAGCTTCCTAACAATTCAATTATTAAGTTATCCAAAGGAAAAGGATGTGCATTAATTTATTTCAACTATAATTAA
- a CDS encoding C-GCAxxG-C-C family protein, with protein MSHCSEALKYFEEKFHCSQAVFAAFSEEYGVTKEQALKIGGCFGGGMRKGEVCGACTGALMVLGLKYGKSRADDEESKLRSDEVCDRFLDEFKEVNGSYICNDLLNCDISTEEGVEYALKNNLFTEFCPKMVESAVIITEKILEEY; from the coding sequence ATGAGTCATTGTAGCGAGGCGTTAAAGTATTTTGAAGAGAAATTTCACTGTTCACAGGCAGTATTTGCAGCATTCTCCGAGGAGTATGGTGTTACGAAAGAACAGGCATTGAAGATAGGCGGATGTTTCGGTGGTGGTATGCGTAAGGGAGAAGTATGTGGTGCATGTACCGGTGCATTGATGGTACTGGGATTGAAGTACGGTAAAAGTCGTGCGGATGATGAAGAAAGTAAATTAAGGTCTGATGAAGTATGTGACAGATTTTTAGATGAATTTAAAGAGGTAAACGGATCATATATCTGTAATGACCTGTTGAATTGTGACATTTCAACAGAAGAGGGTGTTGAATATGCACTGAAAAATAATCTGTTTACTGAGTTTTGTCCGAAGATGGTTGAATCAGCCGTAATTATCACTGAAAAAATCTTAGAGGAGTATTAA